A region of Paractinoplanes abujensis DNA encodes the following proteins:
- a CDS encoding class I SAM-dependent methyltransferase produces the protein MTDYRDLNRANWDDRASAHAASPGYAVDRFAADPAYLSEVVRFDQPLLGDIAGLRGVHLQCHIGTDTVSLARLGATMTGLDFSAKSLDEARRIAALAGVDVSFVQSDVYDAVAAVGDGYDLVYTGIGALCWLPDVKRWAATVSALLKPGGRLFIREGHPVLWGLDYDRDDDVIALAYPYFEMQEGLVFDEGGTYVDTDVEFEHNKTVEWNHGIGEIVTAVLEAGMTLTGLVEHTSVPWEALENGRMRDIGNGEYQLADRPERLPHSYTLQAVKSPV, from the coding sequence GTGACCGACTATCGCGACCTGAATCGCGCCAACTGGGACGACCGCGCGTCCGCTCATGCCGCTTCCCCCGGCTATGCCGTCGACCGTTTCGCCGCCGACCCGGCCTACCTGAGCGAGGTCGTGCGCTTCGATCAGCCCCTGCTGGGCGACATCGCCGGCCTGCGCGGCGTCCACCTGCAGTGCCACATCGGCACCGACACCGTGTCGCTGGCCCGGCTCGGCGCCACGATGACCGGGCTCGATTTCTCGGCGAAGTCGCTCGACGAGGCCCGGCGCATCGCGGCATTGGCCGGGGTCGATGTGTCATTTGTGCAGTCCGACGTGTACGACGCCGTGGCCGCGGTGGGTGACGGCTACGACCTCGTCTACACCGGGATCGGCGCGCTGTGCTGGTTGCCCGACGTGAAGCGGTGGGCGGCCACGGTTTCCGCGTTGCTCAAGCCGGGCGGCCGCCTGTTCATCCGCGAGGGCCACCCGGTCCTGTGGGGTCTCGACTACGACCGTGACGACGACGTGATCGCCCTGGCCTACCCGTATTTCGAGATGCAAGAGGGTCTGGTCTTCGACGAGGGCGGCACCTACGTCGACACCGATGTCGAGTTCGAGCACAACAAGACGGTGGAGTGGAACCACGGCATCGGTGAGATCGTGACCGCGGTGCTCGAGGCCGGGATGACGCTGACCGGTCTGGTCGAGCACACCAGCGTGCCGTGGGAGGCGCTGGAGAACGGGCGCATGCGCGACATCGGTAACGGTGAGTATCAGTTGGCCGACCGTCCTGAGCGTCTGCCCCACTCGTACACGTTGCAGGCAGTGAAGTCCCCCGTTTAG
- a CDS encoding ROK family protein, whose protein sequence is MRRANRAGLLTDLFHGGLQSRQQLAASTALSQASVSNLIGEMIEEGLVEEAGLVGSDGGRPRVLLRVRPDFRYVVGAEVGETRVLVELYDLAMTRLAAVTLEHDDEPEQVAGRVLTGLREVVEQAGVAVSDVLGFGVGVPGVVDQDGVVDSQSTGWDSVPLGAMLRAGTEVPVFVENGAKTHGQAEMWFGAGRGARHAVIVMIGTGVGAAVVMDGRSYYRGANSNAGEWGHTTLIYDGDECRCGARGCLEAYVGADRIGRRLAAATGETYGKRLLHGYLERETLPEPARQVFEQTAGYLGAGLADLINLFSPERIVLGGDPGAAFGARFLPEIREAAARHALRRPYGQTTITICELGADAVAMGAATLPVAQLLAEGGLAETAEPVLAFTPKQRRPGDRARR, encoded by the coding sequence GTGCGCAGGGCCAACCGGGCCGGCCTGCTCACCGACCTCTTCCACGGCGGCCTGCAGAGCCGGCAGCAGCTCGCCGCGAGCACCGCCCTGAGCCAGGCCAGCGTGAGCAACCTGATCGGCGAGATGATCGAGGAAGGCCTCGTCGAGGAGGCCGGCCTGGTCGGCTCGGACGGCGGCCGCCCGCGGGTGCTGCTGCGGGTGCGGCCCGACTTCCGCTACGTGGTGGGCGCCGAGGTGGGCGAGACGCGCGTGCTGGTCGAGCTGTACGACCTGGCGATGACCCGGCTGGCCGCGGTGACGCTGGAGCACGACGACGAGCCCGAGCAGGTCGCGGGCCGGGTGCTGACCGGCCTGCGCGAGGTGGTCGAGCAGGCCGGGGTGGCCGTGTCCGACGTGCTGGGCTTCGGCGTCGGGGTGCCGGGCGTGGTCGATCAGGACGGTGTGGTCGATTCGCAGTCCACCGGCTGGGACTCGGTTCCGCTGGGCGCGATGCTGCGGGCCGGCACCGAGGTGCCGGTCTTCGTGGAGAACGGCGCGAAGACGCACGGTCAGGCCGAGATGTGGTTCGGTGCGGGCCGTGGCGCCCGGCACGCCGTCATCGTCATGATCGGCACGGGGGTGGGTGCGGCCGTGGTGATGGACGGGCGCAGCTACTACCGGGGCGCGAACAGCAACGCCGGAGAGTGGGGGCACACCACCCTGATCTACGACGGCGACGAGTGCCGGTGCGGGGCGCGGGGTTGCCTGGAGGCGTACGTCGGGGCCGACCGGATCGGGCGCCGCCTGGCCGCCGCGACCGGGGAGACGTACGGGAAGAGGCTTCTGCACGGCTATCTGGAGCGCGAGACGCTGCCCGAGCCGGCCCGGCAGGTCTTCGAGCAGACGGCGGGTTATCTGGGCGCAGGGCTGGCCGACCTGATCAATCTGTTCAGCCCGGAGCGGATAGTGCTCGGCGGGGACCCGGGGGCGGCGTTCGGCGCGCGGTTCCTGCCCGAGATCCGCGAGGCCGCGGCCCGGCACGCGCTGCGCCGGCCGTACGGGCAGACCACCATCACGATTTGTGAACTCGGCGCCGACGCGGTCGCGATGGGCGCGGCCACCCTGCCGGTCGCGCAACTGCTGGCCGAGGGCGGGCTGGCCGAGACCGCGGAACCGGTGCTGGCCTTCACCCCGAAGCAGCGCCGGCCGGGCGACCGGGCCCGCCGGTAA
- a CDS encoding App1 family protein has protein sequence MHRAARVEDALHEIIERRLRNRGWQPVITAYTGYGAPGWARVMARVVLTRGTQNRKTLDKARGWRSFTSSPVNNAIVRIQIGDSVTETRTDRSGYVDTRVKGDLEPGWGSVRLFTEGAAPVEAPIRVVDPETRFGLISDIDDTVMVTALPRPLLAAWNTFVLDEHARMAVPGMAVLYERLITANAGAPVFYLSTGAWNVAPTLTRFLSRHLYPAGPLLLTDWGPTPDRWFRSGQEHKRTTLQRLSREFPNIRWLLIGDDGQHDQEIYSEFAHAHPENVAAVAIRRLSPTQSVLAGAIPGPSGEAEAVGSGGKTWFTAPDGAGLWSLLRDTDVV, from the coding sequence ATGCACCGGGCCGCGCGGGTGGAGGACGCCCTCCACGAGATCATCGAGCGCCGGTTGCGCAATCGTGGCTGGCAGCCGGTGATCACGGCCTACACGGGTTACGGCGCGCCCGGCTGGGCGCGCGTGATGGCTCGTGTGGTGCTCACCCGCGGCACGCAGAATCGTAAGACCCTGGACAAGGCCCGCGGCTGGCGCAGCTTCACCAGCTCGCCGGTGAACAACGCGATCGTGAGGATTCAGATCGGCGACAGCGTCACCGAGACGCGCACCGACCGCAGCGGCTACGTCGACACCCGCGTCAAGGGCGACCTCGAACCGGGCTGGGGCAGCGTACGGCTGTTCACCGAGGGCGCGGCCCCGGTCGAGGCGCCGATCCGCGTCGTCGACCCGGAGACCCGCTTCGGCCTCATCAGCGACATCGACGACACGGTCATGGTCACCGCGCTGCCGCGTCCGCTGCTCGCCGCGTGGAACACGTTCGTGCTCGACGAGCACGCGCGCATGGCCGTGCCCGGCATGGCCGTCCTCTACGAGCGGCTGATCACGGCCAACGCGGGCGCCCCGGTGTTCTACCTGTCCACCGGTGCCTGGAACGTGGCCCCGACGCTGACCCGCTTCCTCTCCCGCCATCTCTACCCGGCGGGCCCGCTGCTGCTGACCGACTGGGGGCCCACGCCCGACCGCTGGTTCCGCAGCGGTCAGGAGCACAAGCGCACGACACTGCAGCGGCTGTCCCGGGAGTTCCCGAACATCCGCTGGTTGCTGATCGGCGACGACGGGCAGCACGACCAGGAGATCTACTCCGAGTTCGCGCACGCCCACCCGGAGAACGTGGCCGCGGTGGCCATCCGGCGCCTGTCGCCCACCCAGTCGGTGCTGGCCGGCGCCATCCCCGGTCCCTCGGGCGAGGCGGAAGCGGTCGGCTCCGGTGGCAAGACCTGGTTCACCGCGCCGGACGGGGCAGGCCTGTGGTCGCTACTCCGCGATACTGATGTCGTCTGA
- a CDS encoding GH1 family beta-glucosidase, protein MNPTTTKVPLATGLPPKFLWGVATASYQIEGAVAEDGRTPSIWDTFSRLDGAVANGDNGDVACDHYHRMPQDVALMKSLGVDSYRFSVAWPRVQPGGRGPVNPAGLGFYERLVDELLANGIAPWVTLYHWDLPQELEDAGGWPNRDTAYRFADYAMLVFGKLQDRVDTFTTMNEPWCSAWLGYHVGVHAPGRQEFDASLAATHHLLLGHGLATQRMRAAETRPHTYGITLNMGTADPAGDTEADRDAARRADGMGLRLYLDPLRKGEYPADVVADLAARGSAMPVQEGDLEVISTPFDVLGVNFYFGQNFAGTDVEGNRHEANGEPVVRAVFPDTPRTAMDWPITPERFTQLLVRLHRDYPGLPLIITENGAAFDDQPDETGYVADDDRTEYLASHIAAVVAAREQGADVRGYFAWSLLDNFEWAYGYDKRFGIVRVDYQSLERTPKQSALWFRDSIAALRSS, encoded by the coding sequence ATGAACCCCACCACCACCAAGGTCCCGCTCGCCACCGGCCTGCCGCCGAAGTTCCTCTGGGGCGTGGCCACCGCGTCCTATCAGATCGAGGGAGCTGTCGCCGAGGACGGCCGTACGCCGTCCATCTGGGACACGTTCTCCCGGCTCGACGGCGCGGTGGCCAACGGCGACAACGGCGACGTGGCGTGCGACCACTACCACCGGATGCCGCAGGACGTGGCGCTGATGAAGAGCCTCGGCGTCGACAGCTACCGGTTCTCGGTGGCCTGGCCGCGGGTGCAGCCCGGTGGCCGCGGCCCGGTCAACCCGGCCGGTCTCGGCTTCTACGAGCGGCTGGTCGACGAGCTGCTGGCGAACGGGATCGCCCCCTGGGTGACGCTCTACCACTGGGACCTGCCGCAGGAGCTGGAGGACGCGGGCGGCTGGCCGAACCGGGACACGGCGTACCGCTTCGCCGACTACGCGATGCTGGTCTTCGGCAAGCTGCAGGACCGGGTCGACACGTTCACGACCATGAACGAGCCGTGGTGTTCGGCCTGGCTGGGCTACCACGTCGGCGTGCACGCCCCGGGCCGCCAGGAGTTCGACGCCTCGCTGGCCGCGACGCACCACCTGCTGCTCGGGCACGGCCTGGCCACCCAGCGCATGCGGGCCGCCGAGACGAGGCCCCACACGTACGGGATCACTCTGAACATGGGAACGGCCGACCCGGCGGGTGACACCGAGGCGGATCGCGACGCCGCCCGGCGCGCCGACGGGATGGGCCTGCGCCTCTACCTCGACCCGCTGCGCAAGGGCGAATACCCCGCCGACGTGGTCGCCGACCTGGCCGCCCGCGGCTCGGCGATGCCCGTGCAGGAGGGTGATCTCGAGGTCATCTCGACCCCGTTCGACGTGCTCGGGGTCAACTTCTACTTCGGACAGAACTTCGCCGGCACCGACGTCGAGGGCAACCGGCACGAGGCGAACGGCGAGCCGGTCGTGCGGGCCGTGTTCCCGGACACCCCGCGTACGGCGATGGACTGGCCGATCACCCCCGAGCGCTTCACGCAGCTGCTCGTGCGGCTGCACCGCGACTACCCGGGCCTGCCCCTGATCATCACCGAGAACGGCGCCGCGTTCGACGACCAGCCGGACGAGACGGGCTACGTGGCGGACGACGACCGTACGGAATATCTGGCCTCGCACATCGCCGCGGTCGTGGCCGCCCGGGAGCAGGGCGCCGACGTGCGCGGCTACTTCGCGTGGTCGCTGCTCGACAACTTCGAGTGGGCCTACGGCTACGACAAGCGCTTCGGCATCGTCCGCGTCGACTACCAGAGCCTGGAGCGCACGCCCAAGCAGAGCGCCCTGTGGTTCCGCGACTCGATCGCCGCGCTGCGGTCCTCCTGA